The DNA sequence TTCGGACTTCTTGGCCTTCTTGACGGCGGTATCGAGAATGGTCGTACCGTTTTCAAGCGTGCGGCGGAACGCATCCTCCTCACCGTATGCGGCTTCGGAAACGTCATGGAACGTGTCGTTCAGTTCTGGATAGCTAGGCACCATCGCGTCCTTGGAAACCGGGAAAAGCGTGGGCAGCACCGGCTCGTTGACGCCGAGCATCTTCATCGAACGCACGGTACGACGCAACAGACGGCGCAGCACATAGCCACGGCCAACATTGCTCGGGCGCACACCATCGCTCATGATCATCAGCGCAGAACGCACATGGTCAGCCACGACGCGGAAGCGGACATCGGATTCCTGGTCCTCGCCGTATTTGTGGCCGGAGATCTTCTCGGCGGCTTCGATGACCGGATAGATTTCATCGGTTTCGTAGATGTTCTGCTTGCCCTGAAGCAAATAAGCGACACGCTCAAGACCGGCACCGGTATCGATGTTCTTGTGCTCGAGCTCGCCGACGATGTGCAGGTCCGTCTTGGACTTGACGTTGTCGACGGCGTAGTTCTCAAAAACCAGATCCCAGATCTCGATGTAACGGTTGTCGTCGGCGCTGGGACCACCTTCCTTGCCATACTTCGGGCCACGGTCGACGTAGATCTCGGAGCAGGGGCCGCCGGGGCCGGGGCCGCCGGTGGTCCAGAAGTTGTCTTCCATGCCAAGGATCTCCATGTGTTCGGGATCCATACCCTCATTGACCCACAGGGAACGTGCCTCATCGTCATCGGTATAGGTGGTGACCCAAAGCGTTTCGGGGTCGAAGCCCAGGCCGCCCTTGTCCTGCGGAGTGGTTAGCAGATCCCACGCATAATGAATCGCCTCAGCCTTGAAATAGTCACCGAAGGAGAAGTTGCCAAGCATCTGGAAGAAGGTGCCGTGACGAGTGGTTTTGCCAACCTCGTCAATATCAAGGGTGCGCACGCACTTCTGGTTGGAGGTCACCCGTTTGCTCGGTGGGGTCTGTTCACCCAGAAGATAGGGAATGAACGGCACCATGCCGGCAATGGTGAACAACGTCGTTGGATTCGGTGAGATCAATGACGCGGAAGGAAGAACCAGATGGCCCTGCTTTTCGAAATACTGTTGGAACCGACTGGCGATTTCAGAGGTGCGCATACTTGCTGCTGCTCCTTGCTTAGTTTGCAACACATTTGTTGCGATTCAATATTTTAAGATAAAACTAAAACTATTTAATTTGGAACCTTCTCGATTCCTTGCCGTTCACATTGGCCTTTAGACCGCCCTTTAATCGAACGTTTTTGCGATCTGTGTAGCGAATCCATTGCCATCGAATCTGTGTCCGATTACCAACATCAGGAATCAGATGAGCTTATCGGCGTATTGGGCGTTGAGCTCCTCTTCTCGGGCAATACGAGTGGCGTTGAACTCGTCAAAAAGGCCGCGCAATGAACGCTGCATCACATGATCCTGATCGGGGCCAAGCACGAACTGTCGTGCCTTATCCGGCGTATTGGAGCGAACATAGGCCTCGGCCTTCGAAACAGCCACCACACCGATGACCACGCCAAGCGATACCCAGAAAATTCGTTTGACCATCGTTACTCCTTGCCGCTTTTCGCCTTGTAGGCTGCAGCCTTGGGCTTTTCAGCAGCATTGGAAGCCGCACTTTTCTCATGCATGAAACTTTGTGCGGTTGATTTCAGCGCGTAGAAGGACGACGCCAATTTGATGACCGGTTTGCCCAAGAACGATCCGTAAAGATCGGTCAATGCGCCGATATTGCCGGCTGTGGTCGAAGCGGCCGAGGAAATCTTGTTGACATCCTCAAGCGACTTGTTGACCTGGCGGACGGTGGTCACGCCTTCGTCAAGCGCCGGGATGGCATGATCACCAGAATCCTTGACGGTCTGCGCAAGCTGGTCAAAGAGCTTGCCCAGCCTGATGAGCGGATAAATCAGGAACCCCGCCAGCACAGCGAATGCTATGGCGGCGATAAGCCCTGCGATGTCCCCAATACTCATGTAAGCCTCTTTCCGATACAGTCCCTTGACATTTCAGCCATAATAAAGTCCAAGGTTACCCAACGCCCGCGACGCTGAATCCCAGGTTCATTGATTGTAGGAAACGACGGTTACCGCCGTTTCGATTGGCTTGCTGGTGTCGAAATCGAGCGAGGTGACGCTGCCGTTCGCCGGACGTTCGGAAAGGTCATAACCTGGTCCGGCAAAGCGATGCATCAGGCTCAAAAGCGTATTACCGTGCGATATCTGCAGGATGTCATCACCATCTTTGAGCGCCGTGTTCGAGGCGATCAAAGCGAATCCACCCTCGATGCGTTTCCAGTATTCCTCATCACTTTCGGCGTCATGGAACGGATCGGCTTCTTTCAGGAAATCCCTCGTACCCTTTAGGCCGTATTGTTCGACGATCTGGTTGTAGGTTTTGGCACCATGTGGGGCTCCTGCGGCCCACCATGCCATGGCCATGTCCTGCCCTTCGAAATACCCGTAGAACTGTTCGCGAAAATGCATATCGGCAACAAGCTGCGGACGGGTGTGGCCAGCCCGCTCATTGACGTCGAGAATGCGTGCGGCGGTCTGCTCGGCACGGGTGGTGTCGGAGCAATAGGCCGCGGCGAAATCGAAACCTTCAAGCTTCGCGGCGGCTTTGTCGGCGTCGGCAAGCCCTGATTGGGTCAGCGGTGAATTCGACCAGCCCTGCAGACGGTTATAGCGATTGAAATAGGTCTGCCCGTGGCGGACCAGATGAAGATGCAACAACATGGCTCCATTATCGCACAGCGCCATGTCTCATATTATGAGTCACGATTTTGTCGTTTCCGGCGCGTCCATCTATGGTTAAGTTACATTTTCAAATGCAGAAGGAAAGGAGCAGTCGACATGATTTCGACATCGTGGCTCCCGTTGCATTTTCTTTGGCGTGGCTGGCGTAGCTGAATAAAAAATCAAGCAAACCAGAATTTAATATCGAACTTTCGCCAAGCGTTTATTAATAATTCGTATGGAATGATCATTGGTTTGCTGTCGTATTGTTTCGACCGCATCGTTTCCATATTGATACGTTCCATCAGCACGTCTGAGATGTTGTGCTGCTGATACCATTTCCACTTGGGCTGGGTTCGAAAGCCGGAAGAGCAACAGGAGAAGCAATGAGCAACGAAAACCACCAAACCTCGCACGGAAAGGCGCTGACCGCGACGATCATCGTCATCGCCCTCATCCTTGTGGGCGGATTTACCTATGAATTGGGTAGACGAGCCGGCATCAAGGAAGCGTCAGGCGGAAAAGCCACCAACCAATCGGTGCAATCGGCACCGAGCGCCAATGGCATGAAACGTGTCGGCATTCTTCAATATGTCAGCCATCCGGCATTGAACCAGATTCATAAAGGTGTGGTCGACGAGCTAAAAAAAGAGGGATTCGTCGATGGTAAGAACATTCAGATTCTTGATCAGAACGGACAGGCCGACCAGAGCAAGCTCGCGACTATGAGTGAGCAGCTGGTCAACAAGAAGTCCGACGTCCTGGTCGGCATCGCCACCCCGGCTGCACAGGCACTGGCCAATGCCACCGGCACCACCCCGATCGTGCTCGGCGCGGTCACCGATCCCGTCGCCGCAGGACTGGTGAAAGACATGAAGGCTCCTGGCA is a window from the Bifidobacterium sp. ESL0745 genome containing:
- a CDS encoding histidine phosphatase family protein, with amino-acid sequence MLLHLHLVRHGQTYFNRYNRLQGWSNSPLTQSGLADADKAAAKLEGFDFAAAYCSDTTRAEQTAARILDVNERAGHTRPQLVADMHFREQFYGYFEGQDMAMAWWAAGAPHGAKTYNQIVEQYGLKGTRDFLKEADPFHDAESDEEYWKRIEGGFALIASNTALKDGDDILQISHGNTLLSLMHRFAGPGYDLSERPANGSVTSLDFDTSKPIETAVTVVSYNQ
- a CDS encoding DUF948 domain-containing protein codes for the protein MSIGDIAGLIAAIAFAVLAGFLIYPLIRLGKLFDQLAQTVKDSGDHAIPALDEGVTTVRQVNKSLEDVNKISSAASTTAGNIGALTDLYGSFLGKPVIKLASSFYALKSTAQSFMHEKSAASNAAEKPKAAAYKAKSGKE